A section of the bacterium genome encodes:
- a CDS encoding response regulator, translating into MMKTVLVADDSTIIQKSIDISLSHSDVNVVYTSSASEAWEQSQHQHVDLFILDVSMPDKNGLELCKELKSLSQYAQTPIIMLASAQNPLNQSDLERIGAQDFILKPFETSEVSEKVHGYLNHLSSPPTRDEESFFTPKYSPEKNDTSTDNSNQKSSNSSYDIGFSSVDDSALTDAEVNIKTIMEDNTSGTSVNSSQQPEISDFAFDNSELSGININSNLDSIASSSTSNPEHDSENNASSESTDINFDHEVIETSADSYQAEETLEHNVQPSSIPSSEAQKVEPTVTAAPIKTNIVEQQAQTTEVYPSNHPDLENIDNDSAFSSNATSDQSQGAKLELSDQQIESIVTKVFENVIERIAWEVVPDIAEKMIREEISRLTKD; encoded by the coding sequence ATGATGAAAACTGTTCTTGTAGCAGATGATAGCACAATTATTCAAAAGTCAATTGATATCAGTTTATCTCACAGTGATGTCAATGTTGTTTACACTTCTTCAGCCAGTGAAGCATGGGAGCAAAGCCAACATCAGCATGTTGATCTTTTTATTCTTGATGTCAGTATGCCAGATAAAAATGGCTTAGAACTGTGTAAAGAACTTAAAAGTCTATCACAATATGCCCAAACGCCTATTATAATGCTGGCTAGCGCTCAAAACCCTTTGAACCAAAGTGATTTGGAAAGGATTGGAGCCCAAGATTTTATTTTAAAACCATTTGAAACCTCAGAAGTTTCTGAAAAAGTTCACGGTTACCTGAATCATTTATCCTCTCCTCCCACACGAGACGAGGAAAGTTTTTTTACACCAAAATACAGCCCAGAGAAAAACGACACTTCTACTGACAATTCAAATCAAAAAAGTTCCAACTCGAGCTATGACATTGGTTTTTCTTCAGTTGATGATAGCGCCCTAACCGATGCAGAAGTTAACATTAAAACCATCATGGAAGATAACACTTCAGGAACTTCAGTAAACTCAAGTCAACAACCTGAAATAAGTGACTTTGCTTTTGATAACTCAGAGCTTTCCGGCATCAACATCAATTCAAACTTAGACTCCATAGCTAGCTCAAGCACGAGCAACCCAGAACATGATTCAGAAAACAATGCTAGCTCTGAATCCACTGATATCAACTTTGATCATGAAGTTATTGAGACCAGTGCAGATTCATATCAGGCTGAAGAAACTTTAGAGCATAATGTTCAACCATCAAGCATTCCATCTTCAGAAGCTCAAAAAGTCGAACCTACAGTAACAGCAGCACCGATAAAAACCAACATTGTAGAGCAACAAGCTCAAACCACTGAGGTTTATCCCAGCAATCACCCAGATCTTGAAAACATAGATAACGATTCAGCTTTTTCTTCCAATGCTACATCTGACCAAAGTCAGGGTGCAAAGCTAGAACTTTCTGATCAACAAATTGAATCTATCGTGACAAAAGTCTTTGAAAACGTTATTGAACGCATAGCATGGGAAGTAGTACCAGACATAGCGGAAAAAATGATCCGCGAGGAAATCAGCAGGCTAACCAAAGATTAG
- the rsmD gene encoding 16S rRNA (guanine(966)-N(2))-methyltransferase RsmD, with protein MRIIGGEFRGRRLKGPGAKNTFTRPMLDRVRESLFNILGHRVVNLNVIDLCSGTGSLGLEALSRGANSCVFVEKSSQNIKTISHNIKTLEVEEKTKIIKGELPKVLKLVSLQFDLVLFDPPFALDLAQETVPKLIELNLLNSGAIVVIERSKLSKDLVFSQLSLESKRIIGDSVLWIFNYDKN; from the coding sequence ATGCGAATTATCGGAGGAGAATTTAGGGGCAGAAGGTTGAAAGGTCCAGGCGCAAAGAATACTTTTACTCGGCCCATGTTAGATAGAGTAAGAGAGTCTTTATTCAACATTTTAGGCCATAGGGTGGTGAATTTAAATGTAATTGATTTGTGTTCGGGCACAGGGTCTCTTGGCTTGGAGGCTTTGAGTAGGGGAGCCAATTCATGTGTGTTTGTTGAAAAGAGCAGTCAAAACATTAAAACTATTTCACATAATATTAAAACACTTGAAGTTGAAGAAAAAACCAAAATCATAAAAGGCGAACTGCCTAAAGTACTCAAGCTAGTAAGTTTACAATTTGACTTGGTTCTTTTTGATCCACCCTTTGCATTGGATCTTGCGCAAGAAACTGTTCCTAAGCTGATTGAGTTAAACTTGTTAAACTCTGGCGCTATTGTTGTGATTGAGCGAAGTAAATTAAGTAAAGACTTGGTTTTTTCACAACTAAGTCTTGAAAGTAAAAGAATAATAGGCGATAGTGTGCTTTGGATATTTAATTATGACAAAAACTAA
- the coaD gene encoding pantetheine-phosphate adenylyltransferase: MTKTKPNSVVYPGFFDPITLGHLNIIERASQIYEQVIVAIAADSPKKSLITIEDRMRLVQDACSKFDNVAVEMFNGLLMRYVKSKPSHVILRGIRTVSDFEYEFQMSLANKKLESSIETVFMMTDAKYSFLSSTLIKEIARLNGNISEMVPEQVEKKMKEIFGYELTC, translated from the coding sequence ATGACAAAAACTAAACCAAATAGTGTTGTTTATCCTGGGTTTTTTGACCCCATTACCTTGGGGCATTTAAATATCATAGAAAGAGCCTCGCAAATTTATGAGCAAGTGATTGTTGCTATAGCAGCAGACTCTCCAAAAAAATCTTTGATTACTATTGAAGACCGTATGCGTCTTGTCCAAGATGCTTGTTCAAAATTTGATAATGTTGCGGTGGAGATGTTTAATGGTCTATTGATGCGCTATGTAAAATCAAAGCCAAGTCACGTTATTTTAAGAGGTATAAGGACAGTGTCTGACTTTGAGTATGAATTTCAAATGTCCCTGGCCAATAAAAAGTTAGAGAGCAGTATAGAAACAGTGTTTATGATGACAGATGCAAAATATTCTTTTTTAAGCTCTACATTAATTAAGGAAATTGCCCGTCTTAATGGAAACATCAGTGAAATGGTTCCTGAGCAGGTAGAAAAAAAAATGAAAGAAATATTTGGTTATGAACTCACTTGTTAA
- a CDS encoding pyridoxal phosphate-dependent aminotransferase has translation MNSLVKNLKASATLALNQKAKDLMAEGKAVINLTTGEPDFKTSDRIQKAAIDAIKSGKHFYTASSGIIELREAIAQTSSDFYKQSYEKENVVVTNGGKQALFNTLFSILEPDDEVLILKPYWVSYPEMVKLCRGIPVFVDSQFENGFMSKIDDLRQSITAKTKALIINSPCNPTSQIMSQEWIDECLGVLSQNAPQAFVLTDDIYGKLILEQQNYYSAAMSHQFNSEKMVVINGLSKTYSMTGWRVGWALANPKIISAMTKIQSQTTANISAISQWAALEAVTGSQSDVNVMRETFIQRRDECLKIIDTIPKCKVIKPQGGFYFFFDVREAMKAMNVESDIEMSQLLLDKHLLALVPGSAFGKNGFLRMSFAANMSHLTEGLKRLKKAFS, from the coding sequence ATGAACTCACTTGTTAAAAATTTAAAAGCATCCGCAACATTGGCACTTAACCAAAAAGCAAAAGATCTTATGGCTGAAGGTAAAGCTGTTATTAATTTGACTACGGGCGAGCCAGATTTTAAAACCTCAGATAGAATTCAAAAAGCTGCAATTGATGCAATAAAGTCTGGTAAACATTTTTATACTGCTTCAAGTGGCATTATAGAACTTAGAGAAGCTATTGCACAAACGAGCTCTGATTTTTATAAGCAAAGCTATGAAAAAGAAAACGTTGTCGTTACCAATGGTGGTAAACAGGCACTATTCAATACTTTATTTTCAATACTGGAACCTGATGATGAAGTGCTGATATTGAAGCCCTATTGGGTGTCTTATCCGGAAATGGTTAAGTTGTGTAGAGGGATTCCTGTATTTGTAGATAGTCAGTTTGAAAATGGCTTTATGTCTAAGATTGATGATTTGCGTCAATCCATCACTGCAAAAACTAAAGCATTGATTATCAATAGTCCCTGTAACCCGACCAGTCAGATAATGTCTCAAGAATGGATAGATGAGTGTTTGGGTGTTTTAAGCCAAAATGCACCGCAAGCCTTTGTCTTAACAGATGATATCTATGGAAAATTAATTTTAGAACAGCAAAACTATTACTCAGCAGCGATGAGTCATCAGTTTAATTCTGAGAAAATGGTGGTTATTAACGGGCTTTCTAAAACATATTCCATGACAGGTTGGAGAGTGGGCTGGGCATTGGCCAATCCCAAAATTATATCGGCAATGACAAAAATTCAATCACAAACAACAGCCAATATAAGTGCTATTTCGCAGTGGGCTGCTCTAGAGGCAGTGACAGGAAGTCAAAGTGATGTAAACGTTATGCGAGAAACATTTATTCAGAGAAGAGATGAATGTTTAAAAATCATAGATACAATTCCAAAGTGCAAAGTTATAAAACCTCAAGGAGGTTTTTACTTCTTTTTTGATGTTAGAGAAGCCATGAAAGCGATGAATGTGGAGTCAGACATTGAAATGAGTCAATTGCTGTTGGATAAACATTTACTTGCTTTGGTTCCAGGCAGTGCGTTTGGTAAGAACGGATTTTTAAGAATGAGCTTTGCAGCCAATATGAGTCACTTAACGGAAGGCTTAAAAAGACTAAAAAAAGCATTTAGCTAG
- a CDS encoding DUF2723 domain-containing protein has protein sequence MTRVLLGISFLYCLLFIGLYPGWYDSAELIAGSFTLGLTHPPGQPFYILLNHAFCNIFMFGSIAFRSALLSCLLGISSVYLAFRIITDSTNLSKLQKSLIYLSLLTIPSLAVQITRIELYTLILALALLNIFCIYQFMKKDFFPYLYLAAFTCGLAFCVHTLMAFFQTLLLALYCLHILIKTYEKNSFLQLKKAAWLNLFFFIGFSCNAYLAIRAQTNLQVSMMPIESFSDFLYFILAKTYARSFSIKSIQYNFANFGELLKIILPYILFVLPSLVFINFSQLNSKKTLLLLFFVLVNMLPWFIVPYTFENPDTHGYILIFCFSIIIFSWHLLIQSQNLFPTWKKHYTSILALTLIAYHSVYFTRALQTNGSQAGKILTQFLKKTPYNSVSILTSDHWVFNYWYAQYVENIKPDHWTLPAELAKNNWFQKKYIKRFKSKYTSKIFEEKDTLDNNDLFLSSSYFNDEKQKLLQYCQKKLNHDYSAIEQTICTYTLVQWSKQFFRQKDLSSAINILEDFYQFPLSQQACPYPEKNFQSPFILNTEKPLFLPKPNFGLETLVYYYVQCNLLPKNTIDQILNMNPSLNTYLLLTQGILNNSSSQEALVFLQSFQEKFISNPEQYQQAYQWLLKKSTS, from the coding sequence ATGACTCGAGTATTGTTGGGCATTTCTTTTTTGTATTGTCTCTTGTTTATTGGTTTGTATCCAGGATGGTATGATTCAGCTGAGCTTATTGCTGGCTCATTTACCCTTGGTTTAACACACCCTCCTGGACAACCCTTTTATATATTATTGAATCATGCATTTTGTAATATTTTTATGTTTGGTAGCATTGCTTTTAGAAGTGCTTTGTTGTCATGCCTGTTAGGTATAAGCAGTGTTTACTTGGCTTTTAGAATCATTACGGATAGCACAAACCTTTCAAAACTTCAGAAAAGTCTAATTTATCTAAGTTTGTTAACCATTCCTTCTTTGGCCGTTCAAATAACCCGAATAGAGCTCTACACCTTGATTCTGGCTTTAGCACTTCTGAATATTTTTTGTATTTATCAATTCATGAAAAAAGATTTTTTTCCTTACCTATACCTCGCTGCTTTTACCTGTGGCTTGGCTTTTTGTGTTCATACGCTCATGGCTTTTTTTCAAACTCTTTTACTTGCACTATACTGCTTGCATATTCTAATTAAGACCTATGAGAAAAACTCATTTTTACAACTTAAAAAAGCTGCCTGGTTAAATCTATTTTTCTTTATTGGGTTCTCTTGCAATGCTTACTTAGCCATAAGAGCACAAACAAATTTACAAGTAAGCATGATGCCAATAGAAAGTTTTTCAGATTTTTTATATTTTATTTTAGCTAAAACTTATGCCCGATCTTTTTCTATAAAAAGCATTCAATACAACTTTGCCAACTTTGGCGAATTATTAAAAATTATTTTGCCGTACATTCTTTTTGTTTTACCTTCTTTGGTTTTTATCAACTTTAGCCAATTAAATTCAAAAAAAACACTTCTTTTATTATTTTTTGTTTTGGTTAATATGCTTCCTTGGTTTATCGTACCTTATACTTTTGAAAATCCAGATACCCATGGCTATATACTTATTTTTTGTTTTTCAATTATTATATTCTCGTGGCATTTACTTATACAAAGTCAAAATTTATTTCCTACATGGAAGAAACACTACACGTCTATCCTTGCATTGACTTTAATTGCATATCATAGTGTCTATTTTACCCGTGCACTTCAAACCAATGGCAGTCAAGCAGGGAAAATCCTTACTCAGTTTTTGAAAAAAACGCCCTATAATTCAGTTTCAATACTCACCAGTGATCATTGGGTTTTTAATTATTGGTATGCTCAATACGTTGAAAATATAAAACCTGATCATTGGACTCTACCTGCAGAGCTTGCAAAGAACAATTGGTTTCAAAAAAAATACATCAAGCGCTTCAAAAGTAAATACACAAGTAAAATTTTTGAAGAAAAAGACACCCTAGATAATAACGACTTATTTTTAAGTTCAAGCTACTTCAATGACGAAAAACAAAAATTACTCCAGTACTGTCAAAAAAAATTAAACCATGATTACAGTGCCATTGAGCAAACGATTTGCACCTACACTTTAGTTCAATGGAGTAAACAATTTTTCCGACAAAAAGACCTATCAAGTGCGATTAATATTTTAGAAGATTTTTATCAATTTCCTTTAAGCCAACAAGCATGTCCATATCCAGAAAAAAATTTTCAATCCCCTTTTATTTTAAACACAGAAAAACCACTATTTCTCCCTAAACCAAACTTTGGCCTTGAGACATTGGTTTACTATTATGTTCAATGCAACCTGCTTCCCAAAAATACCATTGATCAAATTTTAAATATGAACCCTAGTCTGAATACCTACTTGCTTTTAACGCAAGGTATTTTAAACAACAGCTCTTCACAAGAAGCACTTGTCTTTCTACAAAGTTTTCAAGAAAAATTTATCTCTAACCCTGAACAGTACCAACAAGCTTACCAATGGTTACTCAAAAAGAGCACTAGCTAA
- a CDS encoding GAF domain-containing protein, translating to MTQLSEKDFHDLLTIGVALGTQKNLSDLLHIILEKGKDILRCQKASFFYVDSSSPISSKKLVYFSLQQKQAQLTFPIDNHSLAGYVASHKCLLNIENVTALESDLPFNFHPRYDNQGSPQSISLLSAPLVDHEDKLIGVLQFFNKLSPQKDIIAFNQRDEFILKSLANQAAVSIVSAKSNEDIKNLFEGFIRASVTAIESRDPTTSGHSERVAKLTLNLSQEVNDIDHGQFRNIKFDHSQFRQIEFAALLHDFGKIGVREHILSKANKLYPHELPAIFNELDLILNELNLYYAQLKIEHLQKYGKADITLFAQFDLDVLHMKNEIIELKQLLNQANQPKEIEKAQLEKIEKLLEQIKQKANTTRDVINQDQFQRLKIESGTLTKLEREQIQEHVTNSFMFLQRIPWTRTFEKVPEIAFGHHEKIDGSGYPRGLKGNQIPIESRIMTVTDIFDALVSLDRPYKKALPVNDALNILKQEAAKQKIEMDLVNLFIQKNIYKATQS from the coding sequence ATGACTCAACTAAGTGAAAAAGATTTCCATGACCTACTCACCATTGGTGTTGCCCTAGGAACTCAGAAAAACCTTTCTGATCTTTTGCATATTATCTTAGAAAAAGGAAAAGATATTTTGCGCTGCCAAAAAGCTTCATTTTTTTATGTTGATTCTTCTAGTCCCATCTCTTCAAAAAAGTTAGTTTACTTTTCTCTACAACAAAAACAAGCTCAATTAACTTTCCCCATAGACAATCATAGCTTGGCTGGTTATGTTGCGAGCCATAAGTGCTTATTAAATATTGAAAATGTGACCGCGCTTGAGTCTGATTTACCTTTTAATTTTCATCCACGTTATGATAATCAAGGAAGTCCTCAAAGTATATCTCTGCTTTCAGCCCCGCTTGTAGACCATGAAGACAAGCTTATTGGTGTTTTGCAGTTTTTCAATAAACTCTCTCCTCAAAAAGATATTATCGCGTTCAATCAAAGAGATGAGTTTATTTTAAAAAGTTTGGCCAACCAAGCAGCTGTTTCGATTGTTAGCGCCAAAAGCAACGAAGATATAAAAAATCTATTTGAAGGGTTTATTCGAGCTTCTGTGACGGCCATTGAATCAAGAGACCCTACAACATCTGGCCACTCAGAAAGAGTTGCAAAACTAACCCTAAACTTAAGTCAAGAAGTTAACGACATAGATCATGGTCAGTTTAGAAATATCAAGTTTGATCACTCTCAATTTAGACAAATTGAGTTTGCTGCACTTTTGCATGACTTTGGAAAAATTGGTGTACGTGAACACATCTTATCTAAAGCAAACAAACTTTATCCGCATGAGCTCCCAGCAATTTTTAATGAACTTGACCTTATTCTCAATGAGTTAAATCTTTACTACGCCCAACTCAAAATTGAACACTTACAAAAGTATGGCAAAGCCGATATTACTTTGTTTGCTCAATTTGATCTTGATGTTTTACATATGAAAAATGAGATCATTGAGTTAAAACAACTATTAAACCAAGCAAACCAACCTAAAGAAATTGAAAAAGCACAACTGGAAAAGATTGAAAAACTTTTAGAACAAATTAAACAAAAAGCCAATACGACACGTGACGTAATTAACCAAGACCAATTCCAACGTTTAAAAATAGAGAGTGGAACTTTGACAAAATTAGAGCGTGAACAAATCCAAGAACATGTCACCAACTCATTTATGTTTTTACAAAGAATCCCGTGGACTCGAACGTTTGAAAAAGTTCCAGAAATTGCTTTTGGTCATCATGAAAAAATTGATGGATCGGGTTATCCCAGAGGATTAAAAGGCAACCAAATACCTATTGAATCGCGTATTATGACTGTAACGGATATATTTGATGCACTAGTTTCGCTTGATAGACCGTATAAAAAGGCTCTTCCTGTTAATGACGCCCTAAATATTTTAAAGCAAGAAGCCGCTAAGCAAAAAATAGAGATGGATTTAGTGAATCTTTTTATTCAAAAAAACATCTATAAGGCAACACAATCATGA
- a CDS encoding DUF87 domain-containing protein has translation MDKVVENLGSFYLGKKYDTQQQKILKDITYYDAKDLCTHAVCLGMTGSGKTGLCISMLEEAIMDQIPVIAIDPKGDIANLMMLSPSFKDKDFIQWVDPSKAAVKGVSIESFAKKEAKKWQEGTTAWHQKTSRLQALKSASDINIYTPGSEMGLQISMLKSLNKPQTQSITEINQHAEHLVEGILTLMGEKVEPQSPKFVYLTSTLVHLWNEQNQVTLPTLIREIQNPSQSKIGVMDIDQFMNEKQRLSLAMKLNALVASPSFSLWSQGESLDIQKLLWNEKAKPKVNIFSIAHLSDEERMFFVSNLLEEIIFWMRKQSGTSSLRALLYMDEIFGFLPPVENPPSKKAFLTLLKQARAYGLGLVLASQNPADLDYKALSNIGTWFLGRLQTKQDQNKVLEGLQTLSQTSNAMTQEDYQSILGKLPSRVFIMKNIHEQESCIFHSRWAMSYLKGPVTLEEVSALMHTKKKKQQTKSIKNTLDVAVSKNNVVSEQPYLKGLKQYYAVSDQVLVDETIQYIPAVLAKAEAMYQNNTYQVAAEKTFNLLWSDGNSDIQILNEDALNIESEPEVEHYSFLEIPKNISNEKKRKTLLNKFKQTVYKSAPMLVYKDTQTKLISKQDETEVAFLARLEHVYKEKRDQALDDIKEKYLKKIQSLEAKKVKAIQKIDKEHAQYDQSKLSTAISLGTTVIGALLGRKVTRGSVGKLGTTLRRASRMQKEKGDVVLAKEDVKKYDEDLKQLNADMKKDLEQLKQEYQNIEYDLKQIIVRANKSNIAVDEVELLWLPSLKGKLLVDLTQA, from the coding sequence ATGGATAAAGTTGTTGAAAACCTAGGTTCTTTTTATTTGGGTAAAAAATACGATACCCAGCAGCAAAAAATACTAAAAGACATTACATACTACGATGCAAAAGACTTGTGCACACATGCTGTGTGTTTAGGCATGACCGGGAGTGGAAAAACCGGTTTGTGTATAAGCATGCTGGAAGAAGCTATTATGGATCAGATTCCTGTGATTGCCATTGATCCAAAAGGTGATATTGCCAATTTAATGATGTTGAGTCCAAGTTTTAAAGACAAAGACTTCATCCAATGGGTAGACCCAAGTAAGGCTGCCGTTAAAGGTGTTTCTATTGAAAGTTTTGCCAAAAAAGAAGCTAAAAAATGGCAAGAAGGAACAACTGCTTGGCACCAGAAAACCAGCCGTTTACAAGCCTTAAAGTCTGCCTCTGACATCAACATTTATACTCCCGGCAGTGAAATGGGGCTTCAGATTTCAATGCTTAAGTCTTTGAATAAACCACAAACTCAATCAATCACTGAAATTAATCAGCATGCGGAACATTTGGTAGAAGGAATTTTGACATTGATGGGAGAGAAGGTGGAGCCTCAAAGCCCAAAATTTGTTTACTTAACAAGTACGCTTGTTCACTTATGGAATGAGCAAAATCAAGTGACATTACCAACGCTAATCAGAGAGATTCAGAATCCAAGTCAGAGTAAAATAGGCGTCATGGACATTGATCAGTTTATGAATGAAAAGCAACGCTTAAGTTTAGCTATGAAGTTAAATGCTTTGGTGGCCTCTCCTTCTTTTTCACTATGGAGTCAGGGTGAAAGCTTGGATATTCAAAAGTTATTATGGAATGAAAAAGCCAAACCAAAAGTTAATATTTTTTCAATTGCGCACCTAAGTGATGAAGAGCGCATGTTTTTTGTTAGCAATTTGTTAGAGGAAATTATTTTTTGGATGCGTAAGCAATCGGGTACATCAAGTTTAAGAGCGCTACTTTATATGGATGAAATTTTTGGCTTTTTGCCACCTGTTGAGAATCCACCATCTAAAAAAGCTTTTTTAACTCTGTTAAAGCAGGCTAGAGCCTATGGCTTAGGCTTGGTTTTAGCGTCACAAAATCCAGCTGATTTAGATTATAAAGCTTTGTCTAATATAGGCACATGGTTTTTGGGGCGTTTGCAGACCAAGCAAGATCAAAATAAGGTTCTTGAGGGCTTGCAAACACTATCTCAAACTTCTAATGCTATGACCCAAGAAGACTATCAGTCTATTCTAGGCAAGTTACCCAGTCGGGTATTTATTATGAAAAATATTCATGAACAAGAAAGTTGTATTTTTCATAGCCGTTGGGCTATGTCTTATTTAAAAGGGCCTGTCACTTTAGAAGAAGTTAGTGCCTTAATGCATACAAAAAAGAAAAAGCAACAGACCAAGTCTATTAAAAATACTTTAGATGTCGCAGTGTCAAAAAACAATGTGGTTTCTGAACAACCATATCTAAAAGGTTTAAAACAGTATTATGCTGTCAGTGATCAAGTTTTGGTAGATGAAACAATTCAATATATCCCAGCAGTTTTAGCCAAAGCTGAGGCCATGTACCAAAATAATACGTATCAAGTTGCAGCAGAAAAAACATTCAATTTGCTTTGGTCGGATGGAAATTCTGATATTCAGATATTAAACGAAGATGCTTTAAATATAGAATCTGAGCCGGAAGTTGAACATTATTCTTTTTTAGAAATCCCAAAAAATATAAGCAATGAAAAAAAACGTAAAACACTTTTGAACAAATTTAAGCAGACGGTTTATAAATCTGCGCCAATGCTTGTTTATAAAGATACGCAAACAAAGCTGATTTCTAAACAAGATGAAACAGAAGTTGCTTTTTTAGCAAGGCTTGAACATGTTTACAAAGAGAAACGGGATCAAGCCTTAGATGATATCAAAGAGAAGTATTTAAAAAAAATACAATCATTAGAAGCTAAAAAAGTAAAAGCAATACAAAAAATAGATAAAGAGCATGCTCAGTATGATCAGAGTAAACTGTCAACAGCAATTTCTCTAGGGACAACTGTCATTGGTGCTTTACTTGGAAGAAAAGTTACGCGGGGAAGTGTGGGTAAGCTAGGAACAACATTAAGAAGAGCTTCTAGAATGCAAAAGGAAAAAGGTGATGTTGTCTTGGCCAAAGAAGATGTAAAAAAATATGATGAAGACTTAAAGCAACTTAATGCAGATATGAAAAAAGATCTAGAACAGCTTAAGCAAGAATATCAAAATATAGAATATGATTTAAAACAAATTATAGTGCGTGCCAACAAAAGTAATATTGCGGTTGATGAGGTTGAATTGTTATGGCTCCCCAGTTTAAAAGGAAAATTGCTGGTAGATCTTACACAAGCTTAA
- a CDS encoding sterol desaturase family protein — protein MIQKDVNFKSNNNVSPDIFKNPFLNFLTRTHIAIPLAIFYGSSIFLLFFSDASRVLSGLNKLGMFGLGLFIFTFVEYNVHRFVYHAVGNFEWTKKIAYIVHGIHHDYPKDKMRLALPPWLSIIIAYLIVSIFEFMAPKQAHPLAAGFLFGYATYLAVHYSVHIFPTPRNFLKVLWKNHNLHHYKYKDKLYGVSSPLWDYIYRTHVPKKS, from the coding sequence ATGATTCAGAAAGATGTAAATTTTAAAAGCAACAACAATGTTTCACCCGATATATTCAAAAATCCTTTTTTGAACTTTTTAACCCGAACCCACATAGCCATACCCCTGGCTATATTTTACGGCTCCAGTATTTTTCTATTGTTCTTTTCAGATGCTTCTAGAGTCTTGTCTGGTTTAAACAAACTTGGAATGTTTGGTTTAGGTTTATTTATATTTACTTTTGTTGAATATAATGTTCATCGTTTTGTTTATCATGCTGTTGGCAACTTTGAATGGACAAAAAAAATTGCTTATATCGTTCATGGCATTCATCACGACTATCCTAAAGATAAAATGCGCCTGGCATTACCGCCATGGCTAAGCATTATAATTGCCTACTTGATTGTCTCAATATTTGAGTTTATGGCACCCAAACAAGCCCACCCTTTGGCAGCAGGTTTTCTTTTTGGCTATGCCACATACTTGGCTGTGCATTACTCAGTTCATATCTTTCCAACCCCAAGAAACTTTTTAAAAGTTTTATGGAAAAACCATAATCTTCATCACTACAAATACAAAGATAAGTTGTACGGTGTATCTTCTCCACTATGGGACTATATTTATAGAACTCATGTCCCTAAGAAATCTTAA
- a CDS encoding Spx/MgsR family RNA polymerase-binding regulatory protein yields the protein MQNLKLYWHPNCTSCKKALKFLDQHKIDYTLIDLREKAPTKKELKAMMLNYPEAEKKLFNTSGQVYRQNNYKEKIAGFSKNDIINELTQNGLLIKRPFLLKEDGKGLVGFKEQDWIELLSL from the coding sequence ATGCAAAACTTAAAACTATATTGGCACCCTAACTGTACAAGCTGTAAAAAAGCGCTTAAGTTTCTTGATCAGCACAAAATAGATTATACGCTTATTGATTTAAGAGAAAAGGCGCCCACTAAAAAAGAGCTGAAAGCCATGATGCTCAATTATCCAGAAGCAGAGAAAAAACTTTTCAACACTTCTGGCCAAGTCTATCGACAAAACAACTACAAAGAAAAAATTGCTGGTTTTAGCAAAAATGACATTATCAATGAACTGACGCAAAATGGGCTCTTGATTAAACGCCCTTTCCTCTTAAAAGAAGATGGCAAAGGCTTGGTTGGCTTTAAAGAACAAGACTGGATAGAGCTGCTAAGCCTATAA